In the genome of cyanobacterium endosymbiont of Braarudosphaera bigelowii, one region contains:
- the nifN gene encoding nitrogenase iron-molybdenum cofactor biosynthesis protein NifN, producing MTTIVNPNKSLSVNPLKMSQPLGAALAFLGLNKMMPLFHGSQGCTAFAKVVLVRHFRESIPLSTTAMTEISTILGGEENIEQAILTIMDKYKPEVIGLLTTGLTETRGDDMNRILLTIKEKHPHLRSFPIILVSTPDYKGSLQDGYSAAVESIVSTDYGDPIQDKLCSTNIKSQVNVLCASYLSPGDVEEIKVTIESFGLVPIMIPDLSCSLDGHVEDEYHTTTTGGTSLQQLRQLKHSCLTLAIGESMTKAAIVLEKRFGTKYEVFPSLAGLDAIDSFLWKLSQFVTSDNNDQLISQAIPSRLKRQRRQLQDVILDTHFYFGGKKISLALEPDLLYQTSWLLTEMGAEIQAAVTTSESSILKELPFDTVVIGDLKDLEELAPGSDLIITNSHGTSLADEFKIPLYRMGYPVYDRLGMGQRCLIGYSGTMRFLFDVGNLLMEEEAKHNPITLH from the coding sequence GTGACCACGATCGTAAATCCCAATAAATCTTTATCAGTTAACCCATTAAAGATGAGCCAACCCTTAGGAGCAGCTCTAGCTTTTCTTGGTTTAAATAAGATGATGCCATTGTTTCATGGATCACAAGGATGTACGGCCTTTGCCAAGGTTGTCTTAGTACGTCATTTCCGTGAATCTATTCCTCTTTCAACAACTGCTATGACGGAAATTAGCACAATCTTAGGTGGAGAGGAGAATATCGAACAAGCCATTCTAACTATTATGGACAAGTATAAACCTGAAGTTATAGGTCTTTTGACTACAGGTTTAACAGAAACTAGAGGGGATGACATGAATCGTATCCTTTTAACGATCAAAGAAAAACATCCACATTTACGCTCTTTCCCAATTATCTTAGTTTCTACTCCAGATTATAAAGGTTCGCTACAAGATGGATATAGTGCTGCAGTTGAAAGTATCGTATCTACTGACTATGGTGATCCCATCCAAGATAAATTATGTTCGACAAACATAAAATCTCAAGTTAACGTTTTATGTGCTTCCTATCTTTCTCCTGGTGATGTTGAAGAAATTAAAGTCACTATTGAATCATTCGGATTAGTACCAATAATGATTCCTGATTTGTCTTGCTCCTTAGACGGTCATGTAGAAGATGAATATCATACTACAACTACTGGAGGAACTAGTCTACAACAATTAAGGCAATTAAAGCACTCCTGCCTTACATTAGCAATTGGCGAAAGTATGACGAAAGCTGCAATAGTTTTAGAGAAACGCTTTGGTACAAAATATGAAGTATTTCCTAGCCTGGCTGGTTTAGATGCAATAGACTCTTTCTTGTGGAAACTTTCCCAGTTTGTTACAAGTGATAATAATGATCAATTAATATCACAAGCAATTCCTTCACGTCTTAAAAGGCAACGTCGTCAATTGCAAGATGTTATTCTTGATACTCATTTTTATTTTGGCGGAAAGAAAATTTCTCTTGCTTTAGAGCCAGACCTACTGTACCAAACGTCATGGTTGTTAACAGAGATGGGAGCAGAAATCCAAGCTGCTGTAACCACATCCGAATCATCTATATTAAAAGAATTACCTTTTGATACTGTAGTTATTGGCGATTTAAAAGATTTAGAAGAGTTAGCACCTGGAAGTGATTTAATAATCACAAATAGTCATGGTACATCTCTAGCTGATGAATTTAAAATACCTTTGTATCGTATGGGATATCCTGTTTATGATCGTTTAGGTATGGGACAGCGTTGTTTGATAGGATATTCTGGTACTATGAGGTTTTTATTTGATGTTGGTAATCTTCTTATGGAAGAAGAGGCTAAACATAACCCTATAACTTTACACTAA
- the nifX gene encoding nitrogen fixation protein NifX: MKVAFTTSDNVHVNAHFGWAKNIDLYEVSPDGFSFISTLEFGGDLKEDGNEDKLVPKIEALKGCTLLYVSAIGGSAAARLINRNVTPIKARTDQDKIDDILNELVKTLKGNPPPWLRKILLQDSKPINFEDD, from the coding sequence ATGAAAGTCGCATTTACAACTAGTGATAATGTTCATGTCAATGCTCATTTCGGATGGGCAAAAAATATTGACTTATACGAGGTATCACCTGATGGTTTTAGTTTTATTAGTACATTAGAATTTGGCGGTGATTTAAAGGAAGATGGTAATGAGGATAAATTAGTGCCTAAAATCGAGGCATTGAAAGGTTGCACATTACTATATGTCTCTGCTATCGGAGGTAGTGCTGCTGCACGTCTTATAAATAGGAATGTCACCCCTATTAAAGCACGAACAGATCAAGATAAAATTGATGATATCTTAAATGAGTTGGTTAAAACACTAAAAGGTAATCCTCCTCCTTGGTTACGTAAAATTCTTCTTCAAGATAGTAAGCCTATTAACTTTGAAGATGACTAA
- a CDS encoding CCE_0567 family metalloprotein, translating into MVVNDNSAPTPDEIADLKKAVRKLNSRAGEMKMDLHDLAEGLPVDYEILLETAKKTYDVFHDLDQLKRKLISWEKT; encoded by the coding sequence ATTGTGGTAAATGATAATAGTGCCCCTACTCCTGATGAGATAGCAGACTTAAAAAAAGCAGTTCGAAAGTTAAATTCAAGAGCTGGCGAAATGAAAATGGATTTACATGATCTTGCAGAAGGATTGCCTGTAGACTATGAGATTCTTTTAGAAACTGCTAAGAAAACATACGATGTTTTTCATGACTTAGACCAATTGAAGAGAAAACTTATTTCTTGGGAGAAAACTTAA
- the nifW gene encoding nitrogenase-stabilizing/protective protein NifW has protein sequence MTIPNNAPKTLAEFIKLTNTEDYLQFFDIDYDPTFVNVNRLHILKQFSILVAEINRVFPDIDDMEKLAKYKVAFEESYQLFKTSTPLDTKLFKVFKDAPNNVVLLEDLSIDETDWTKDSGIL, from the coding sequence ATGACCATTCCTAATAACGCACCGAAAACATTAGCTGAATTCATAAAACTTACTAATACAGAAGATTATTTACAGTTTTTTGATATTGATTATGATCCAACCTTTGTTAATGTAAATCGCCTTCATATTCTTAAACAGTTCTCTATATTAGTAGCAGAAATAAATAGAGTTTTTCCAGATATAGATGATATGGAAAAACTGGCAAAATATAAGGTAGCATTTGAAGAATCTTATCAATTGTTTAAGACTTCTACCCCTCTAGATACTAAATTATTTAAAGTTTTTAAAGATGCTCCTAATAATGTTGTTTTATTAGAGGATCTAAGCATTGATGAAACAGATTGGACAAAAGATTCTGGTATTCTCTAA
- a CDS encoding HesA/MoeB/ThiF family protein, protein MEFTPTELERYSRQIQIPGFGEDGQKRLKDTVAIVTGVGGLGGTVALYLAVAGVGKIVLVRGGNLRLDDLNRQILMTNSWVGQPRVYKAKETILNINPDIHVEVIPEFVTSENIEDLVRKSNIAFDCAFDFTERDLLNTACVRWKVPMIEAAMSGMEAYLTTIVPGETPCLSCIFPEKPKWDRWGFGVLGAVSGSLACLAALEGIKLLTGVGETLKGQLLTMDLGNTTFAKRRPYHDPECPTCGGLKR, encoded by the coding sequence ATGGAATTTACTCCTACTGAATTAGAACGCTATTCAAGACAAATTCAGATTCCTGGGTTTGGAGAGGATGGGCAAAAACGGCTAAAAGATACAGTTGCTATTGTCACAGGTGTAGGTGGATTAGGAGGAACTGTTGCCTTATATCTAGCTGTTGCTGGTGTAGGTAAAATTGTTTTAGTTCGTGGGGGAAATCTACGCCTTGATGATCTTAATCGTCAGATATTAATGACTAATAGTTGGGTAGGCCAGCCTAGAGTTTATAAAGCCAAAGAAACTATTTTGAACATCAATCCTGATATTCACGTTGAAGTAATTCCTGAATTCGTTACTTCTGAAAATATTGAGGATCTGGTAAGGAAATCTAATATTGCTTTTGACTGTGCTTTTGATTTTACCGAAAGAGATCTACTAAATACAGCTTGCGTTCGTTGGAAAGTTCCTATGATAGAAGCAGCTATGAGTGGTATGGAAGCATATTTGACAACTATTGTCCCTGGTGAAACGCCCTGTTTGTCATGTATTTTTCCAGAAAAGCCTAAGTGGGATAGATGGGGGTTTGGAGTTTTAGGCGCAGTTTCTGGTAGTTTGGCTTGCTTAGCAGCATTGGAAGGTATTAAACTTTTAACAGGAGTTGGAGAGACTCTGAAAGGTCAATTATTAACAATGGATCTAGGAAATACAACTTTTGCTAAACGTCGACCTTATCATGATCCTGAATGCCCCACTTGTGGTGGTTTAAAACGATAG
- a CDS encoding HesB/IscA family protein: MTVTLTEKATIRLQSFLKKQSNKVSGIRVGVKDGGCNGYEYTLNLVGKPNEKDVCFNQNNISIYVDPNNISLLEGVVIDFVDSLVKSGFIFTNPNATGTCDCGKSFSTANCGGQSTPCS; encoded by the coding sequence ATGACTGTAACCCTAACTGAGAAAGCTACTATTCGACTTCAGTCCTTTCTGAAAAAACAATCAAATAAAGTTTCCGGCATTCGTGTTGGGGTTAAAGATGGTGGTTGCAATGGTTATGAATACACTCTTAATCTAGTAGGGAAGCCAAATGAAAAGGATGTATGTTTTAATCAAAACAATATATCTATCTATGTTGACCCTAATAATATATCCTTACTAGAAGGGGTGGTTATTGATTTTGTAGATAGTCTAGTTAAAAGCGGATTTATCTTTACGAATCCTAATGCAACAGGTACTTGTGACTGCGGTAAGTCTTTCTCTACAGCAAACTGCGGTGGACAATCTACCCCTTGTAGCTAA
- a CDS encoding 2Fe-2S iron-sulfur cluster-binding protein: MPKTYEVRLIKGKKNKPPEMDVTLTLPDNVYIVDSAEDNGVELPATCRTGNCSNCVGRMVEGEVDQLDQAFLTDKQVKDGWVLLCVAYPRSNCTIKTHQEAYLV; encoded by the coding sequence ATGCCTAAAACTTATGAAGTTCGATTAATTAAAGGGAAAAAGAACAAGCCCCCAGAAATGGATGTTACTCTTACACTTCCTGACAATGTTTATATAGTTGACTCTGCTGAAGACAATGGAGTTGAACTTCCTGCGACTTGTCGTACAGGTAATTGCTCCAACTGTGTTGGTCGTATGGTTGAAGGAGAAGTTGATCAGCTAGATCAAGCTTTTCTAACTGACAAACAAGTAAAAGATGGTTGGGTACTTCTTTGTGTAGCTTACCCTCGTTCTAACTGTACGATCAAAACTCATCAAGAGGCTTATTTAGTCTAA
- the modB gene encoding molybdate ABC transporter permease subunit, with product MALDFSPIWISLKTATLATFFAFFAGTILAYWMFKYNGKWKSIIDGLLTIPLVLPPTVIGFLLLLLLGKYGPIGRLLWLFNVNIVFTWYAAVIAAIVVAFPLMYKTSLGAFQQIDFNLISSAKTLGASEIELFLRIILPLARPGLISGLLLSYARALGEFGATLMLAGSIPGKTQTIPIAIFFATESGNMKEAQLLVIIMVLLSLSITIGVNIWNDNYSVKRLGKKFSGLKASKVDKTLKKEHSSLSVSKVSEKFHHLTSNTSNQLVVDIKKKLPNFELNVSFSTNPSQTPLGLLGASGAGKSLILKCIAGLDTPDYGHISLNGKILFDSRKGINIPIRKRKVGFLFQNYALFHHLTISENIAFGLPKNLPPSIIRQKVEQQLTIIQLEGFSHRYPSTLSGGQKQRVALARALVNQPDILLLDEPFSALDTYLRDQLEKLLKLNLNSYSGVTLFVSHNLEEAYRICPNLLILNEGMILAKGTKQKVFDDPRYLKAAQITGCKNFSRVLPLSKDKVIALDWGCTLKVYEPILPNLTHVGIRAHQLLFIDLEVSSLKHNYLQNLFTCWLASTSETQHRITLYIKLNSVPTSSFDYHLQVEVFKDKWNRLKKCPIPWSIQIKPSRLMLLQNSSDPISLEYTAGNFSKVTSTNNSN from the coding sequence ATGGCTTTAGATTTTTCCCCTATTTGGATTTCATTAAAAACTGCAACTCTTGCCACATTTTTTGCTTTTTTTGCTGGAACAATATTAGCTTATTGGATGTTTAAATATAATGGAAAATGGAAAAGTATAATTGATGGACTTCTAACGATTCCTTTAGTTCTTCCTCCTACAGTAATTGGATTCTTGCTATTATTATTATTAGGAAAATATGGGCCTATTGGTAGACTATTATGGTTATTTAATGTTAATATAGTATTTACATGGTACGCAGCTGTCATAGCGGCTATTGTTGTTGCTTTCCCTCTAATGTATAAAACTTCCTTAGGGGCATTTCAACAGATAGACTTCAACCTAATATCTAGTGCCAAAACCTTAGGAGCTTCAGAGATAGAGCTTTTCTTGCGCATTATATTACCTCTAGCAAGACCAGGCTTAATATCAGGTTTACTACTCTCGTATGCACGAGCCCTTGGTGAATTTGGAGCAACTCTAATGTTGGCAGGCAGTATTCCTGGAAAGACTCAAACTATTCCGATAGCAATTTTTTTTGCTACAGAAAGCGGTAATATGAAAGAGGCTCAGCTATTAGTAATAATAATGGTTCTTTTATCACTTAGTATTACCATTGGTGTTAATATCTGGAATGACAATTACTCTGTCAAACGTTTGGGGAAAAAGTTTTCAGGACTGAAGGCAAGTAAAGTTGATAAAACTTTAAAGAAAGAGCACAGTTCTTTGTCAGTTTCTAAAGTTTCAGAAAAGTTTCATCATTTGACATCAAATACTTCAAACCAGTTGGTTGTTGATATAAAGAAAAAGCTGCCTAACTTTGAGTTAAATGTCTCTTTTTCGACTAATCCAAGCCAAACGCCTTTGGGATTACTAGGGGCTTCTGGAGCTGGAAAAAGTTTAATTCTGAAATGTATAGCTGGATTAGATACTCCTGATTATGGTCATATTTCTTTAAATGGTAAAATTTTATTTGATTCTCGGAAAGGAATTAATATTCCTATCCGTAAACGTAAAGTTGGATTTCTATTTCAAAACTATGCTTTATTCCATCATTTAACAATCTCCGAGAATATAGCCTTCGGCTTACCAAAAAATCTTCCTCCTTCTATTATTCGCCAAAAAGTTGAACAACAACTGACAATAATACAATTAGAAGGATTTAGCCATCGTTATCCCAGCACACTTTCTGGAGGACAAAAGCAAAGAGTTGCATTAGCTAGGGCATTAGTTAATCAGCCTGACATTCTACTCTTAGATGAACCTTTTTCTGCACTTGATACCTATTTACGAGATCAACTAGAAAAGCTTCTAAAGTTAAATTTAAACAGCTATTCAGGGGTTACACTTTTTGTTAGTCACAATCTAGAAGAAGCCTATCGTATTTGCCCCAATCTTTTAATCTTAAATGAAGGTATGATACTTGCAAAAGGCACTAAACAAAAAGTCTTTGATGATCCGCGTTACCTTAAAGCAGCACAAATTACAGGATGTAAAAATTTTTCTAGAGTTCTTCCATTATCGAAGGATAAAGTTATTGCCCTTGACTGGGGATGTACCTTAAAAGTTTACGAACCTATACTCCCTAATTTAACTCATGTTGGTATTCGTGCTCACCAATTATTATTTATTGACCTTGAGGTGAGTTCCTTAAAGCACAATTATCTCCAAAACCTTTTTACTTGCTGGTTAGCTAGCACAAGTGAAACTCAACATAGGATAACACTGTATATTAAGTTAAACTCTGTTCCAACCAGCTCTTTTGACTATCATCTACAAGTCGAAGTTTTCAAGGATAAATGGAATAGGTTAAAGAAATGCCCTATACCTTGGTCAATACAAATTAAGCCCTCACGCCTCATGTTACTACAGAATTCAAGCGACCCTATATCCCTTGAATATACAGCTGGTAATTTTTCAAAAGTTACTAGTACAAATAACTCTAATTAA
- the fdxB gene encoding ferredoxin III, nif-specific, with protein sequence MANLTGLTFGQKEWTPKFVEAIDKETCLGCGRCFKVCGHNVLTLLGVNEDGEIIDEDDDDDDVERQVMGIVNKDNCVGCEACAKICPKNCYTNEPLAM encoded by the coding sequence ATGGCAAACTTAACTGGCTTAACTTTTGGACAAAAAGAATGGACTCCAAAGTTTGTTGAAGCTATCGATAAAGAAACCTGTCTTGGTTGTGGGCGTTGTTTCAAAGTCTGCGGTCACAATGTTCTAACTTTGTTAGGAGTTAATGAAGATGGTGAAATCATTGATGAAGATGATGATGATGATGATGTAGAACGTCAAGTTATGGGTATTGTTAATAAAGATAATTGTGTTGGCTGTGAAGCATGCGCAAAAATTTGCCCTAAAAACTGCTATACTAACGAACCTTTAGCTATGTAA
- a CDS encoding LON peptidase substrate-binding domain-containing protein encodes MVPTIQLLPLFPLSKIVLFPGHTLLLHIVEFCYRTMIGDILEGSHCFGVVNKNPTNGNMESIGVCAEVVRFQNFSNDHMELIISGQKRFRILKYTKEKPYKIGLVEWLQDKRTTQNLYPLSNEVKQLLQDVIHLSAKLMNQEVGLPNNLPILPLELSYLIGASLRGMATEQQILLETQETQNRLQRELKILTIIRNHLAAKVSLKDIF; translated from the coding sequence ATGGTTCCTACAATTCAACTTTTACCCTTATTTCCCTTATCTAAGATTGTTTTGTTCCCTGGACATACTCTTCTTTTACATATTGTTGAATTTTGTTATCGAACTATGATTGGTGATATTTTGGAAGGGAGTCACTGTTTTGGTGTAGTTAATAAAAATCCCACCAATGGAAATATGGAGAGTATCGGTGTATGTGCCGAAGTAGTTCGTTTCCAAAATTTTTCTAATGACCATATGGAACTAATAATTTCAGGTCAGAAACGTTTTCGCATATTAAAGTATACAAAAGAAAAACCTTACAAAATAGGTTTAGTAGAATGGTTACAAGATAAAAGAACCACCCAAAATCTTTACCCATTATCTAACGAAGTTAAGCAATTATTACAGGATGTAATTCATTTATCTGCGAAGTTAATGAATCAAGAAGTGGGCTTACCAAATAATTTGCCTATACTACCTTTAGAATTATCTTATTTGATAGGTGCTAGTCTTCGCGGTATGGCAACAGAGCAACAAATATTACTAGAAACTCAAGAAACTCAAAATCGCTTACAAAGAGAATTAAAAATTTTAACAATTATACGTAATCATCTAGCTGCTAAAGTTAGCTTAAAAGATATTTTTTAA
- a CDS encoding TldD/PmbA family protein, with protein MLHIEQVAYYAQESSKELNITKYDIYGSAIEETSIEVDRGNPKQLQVSNRSSVIVRVWNKNGRIGVTTTTDLDKIGIKLALQTAKDASYFGVQEHVPDFSPEASAVIESISTKISTSTPIPVLVNTLIAAEKTLLKSSPIITSIPYNGLSQENITRFYLNSNSALRQEDLSYTTIYFYSRTEAEGKKPRGASSIKISRDFATLDIECCLQELIEKTLSHLNYQSVPSGKYTVIFSPTAFLSLINSFTNLFNAQNILDKQSLSTTGSLGKQISATLFSLYDDARHINNVGMETFDQEGTPTRRVEIINNGILTGLLHSENTAQRLNSKPTGHANIGSKVTIRPHFYHILSNEKSNSKYDLNTVKDVVFVDKLQALHAGVNSLQGSFSLPFEGWLVNNGNFVSIDAATIAGDFLTLLNSIIHIESEPEITSKGICPRIWVDNLSITGN; from the coding sequence ATGCTCCATATTGAACAAGTTGCTTATTATGCTCAAGAAAGTTCGAAAGAACTTAACATCACTAAGTACGACATTTACGGTTCTGCCATAGAAGAAACCAGTATAGAAGTTGATCGTGGTAATCCCAAACAACTACAAGTATCAAATAGATCGAGTGTTATTGTTAGAGTTTGGAATAAAAATGGAAGGATTGGAGTTACTACTACTACAGACTTAGATAAAATCGGCATAAAGTTGGCTTTGCAAACTGCTAAAGATGCCAGCTATTTTGGTGTTCAAGAACATGTACCAGATTTTAGTCCAGAAGCTTCTGCTGTAATTGAAAGTATATCTACTAAAATTTCTACCTCTACTCCAATTCCTGTACTAGTAAATACCTTAATCGCAGCAGAAAAAACTTTATTAAAGTCGAGCCCCATCATTACAAGCATTCCTTATAACGGCCTATCTCAAGAAAACATTACCAGATTTTATCTAAATAGTAATTCTGCTTTACGTCAAGAAGATCTCTCATATACTACTATATATTTTTATAGTCGTACAGAAGCAGAGGGGAAAAAGCCTAGGGGAGCAAGTTCTATTAAAATTAGTCGGGATTTTGCAACTTTGGATATTGAATGTTGTTTACAAGAATTGATAGAAAAAACTCTTAGCCATCTTAATTATCAAAGTGTTCCGTCAGGAAAATATACTGTAATTTTTTCTCCTACAGCATTTTTAAGCTTAATCAATTCTTTTACTAATTTATTTAATGCCCAAAATATTTTAGATAAACAAAGTCTTTCTACTACAGGTTCTCTAGGAAAGCAGATCTCTGCTACACTTTTTTCTCTATATGATGACGCTAGACATATTAATAATGTTGGTATGGAAACTTTCGACCAAGAAGGAACACCTACTCGTCGTGTAGAGATAATTAATAATGGAATTCTTACAGGGTTACTACATAGTGAAAATACTGCTCAACGTTTAAATTCAAAGCCTACTGGCCATGCAAATATTGGTTCTAAAGTAACTATTAGACCTCATTTTTATCATATTTTATCTAATGAAAAGTCGAATTCTAAATACGATTTGAATACAGTAAAAGATGTAGTTTTTGTTGATAAATTACAAGCTCTTCATGCTGGAGTAAATAGTTTGCAAGGTTCCTTCTCTTTACCTTTTGAAGGATGGTTAGTTAATAATGGAAATTTTGTTAGTATCGATGCTGCAACGATAGCAGGTGACTTCTTAACACTATTGAATTCTATTATTCATATAGAATCTGAGCCAGAAATTACATCTAAAGGAATCTGTCCTAGAATATGGGTTGATAATTTGTCTATTACCGGAAATTAA
- a CDS encoding YggT family protein: protein MNSLNITYWALSTFLTIMTLLFIFRIVLTWYPQAEINRFPWFLIALPTEFLLVPIRKIISPIGGVDISPIIWVGLCSLLREVLVGQQGLISMALYK from the coding sequence ATGAATTCGTTAAACATAACATATTGGGCTTTAAGTACATTTTTAACAATAATGACTCTTCTGTTTATTTTTCGTATTGTGTTAACTTGGTACCCCCAAGCAGAAATCAATCGATTTCCTTGGTTTTTAATTGCTCTGCCAACAGAATTTTTATTAGTTCCAATTAGGAAAATAATATCTCCAATTGGAGGGGTAGATATTAGTCCTATTATTTGGGTTGGACTTTGCAGTTTGTTAAGAGAAGTGTTAGTTGGACAACAAGGACTAATATCTATGGCACTATACAAATGA
- the mreD gene encoding rod shape-determining protein MreD produces MSFLKNIVFFDKLIIIVSAVLSLLFSVVYLPGMEVFGAKVNWILIWVIVWSIKRKILQGIVGGLVMGLIQDSLTLGTLSHIPSLVIVGALSSRFRRNYFFGNNLYSFLSIIVLVFILSLVAQGILFLEYILREMYSFEYINIYHQSSILLSAILSSLLSPILHYPMNILINKRNYSNTIRSFFRRV; encoded by the coding sequence ATGAGCTTTTTAAAAAATATTGTTTTTTTTGACAAATTAATTATTATTGTTTCTGCTGTACTTTCTTTATTATTTTCCGTAGTTTATCTTCCAGGAATGGAAGTTTTTGGAGCTAAGGTTAATTGGATTCTAATTTGGGTAATAGTATGGAGTATTAAAAGGAAAATATTGCAGGGAATTGTTGGTGGTTTGGTAATGGGATTAATTCAAGACAGCCTAACATTAGGAACTTTGTCTCACATTCCAAGTTTAGTAATAGTTGGAGCATTATCAAGTAGATTTAGAAGAAACTACTTTTTTGGAAATAATCTTTATAGTTTTCTCTCAATTATTGTATTAGTATTTATATTATCTTTGGTAGCTCAAGGTATTCTTTTTCTAGAATATATTTTACGAGAAATGTATTCTTTTGAATATATTAATATTTACCATCAAAGCTCAATTTTGTTATCAGCAATTTTAAGTAGTTTACTCTCACCTATATTACATTACCCTATGAATATTTTAATCAATAAGAGAAACTATAGTAATACAATTAGATCTTTCTTTAGAAGAGTCTAG
- the mreC gene encoding rod shape-determining protein MreC: protein MVFHGYSRYGSQFLWIIISIGIGLFFFETKGSAILELYYWISYPLRTLDSSGLIHKRLTNARLMELTQTTAELKKENQQLKKLLGYSEIQKTEVIVAPVIAHTPYHWWKSLVLGRGSRDGVEIGFVVTGIGGLVGRIVSVTPHTSRVLLITDPSSRVGFKVSQTGTMGIIIGNASSFVKIRFFDKFPEANVGDTVITSPVGLLFPGGLPIGQIISLDLNKQPAPEGDVLLTVAFNKLENVVIHPYISK from the coding sequence ATGGTATTTCATGGGTATAGCCGATACGGTTCACAATTTTTATGGATAATAATTTCTATAGGAATTGGATTATTCTTTTTTGAAACTAAAGGGTCAGCCATCCTTGAATTATATTATTGGATAAGCTATCCTCTACGAACACTTGACTCTTCTGGACTAATACACAAACGATTAACCAATGCTCGCCTGATGGAACTAACTCAAACTACTGCAGAGTTAAAAAAGGAAAATCAACAACTAAAAAAATTATTAGGTTATTCTGAAATACAAAAAACAGAGGTAATCGTTGCACCAGTTATTGCACATACTCCTTATCATTGGTGGAAAAGTCTTGTTCTTGGTCGTGGTAGCAGAGATGGAGTAGAGATAGGCTTTGTAGTTACAGGAATTGGGGGATTGGTTGGTCGTATCGTTAGTGTTACTCCGCATACTAGTCGTGTTCTCCTAATTACTGATCCTAGTAGCCGCGTAGGTTTCAAAGTAAGTCAAACAGGAACTATGGGTATAATCATTGGAAATGCTTCTAGTTTTGTTAAGATACGTTTTTTTGATAAATTTCCGGAAGCAAACGTTGGAGATACTGTCATTACTTCCCCTGTTGGTCTTCTATTTCCTGGTGGTCTACCCATTGGTCAAATAATTTCGCTAGATCTTAATAAGCAACCTGCACCAGAAGGAGATGTTCTATTAACAGTCGCTTTTAATAAATTAGAAAATGTAGTTATCCACCCTTACATTAGTAAATAG